In Halobaculum magnesiiphilum, the following proteins share a genomic window:
- a CDS encoding PQQ-binding-like beta-propeller repeat protein, with protein sequence MPSRRAVLAGLAGGTVGSLAGCVSTAGPSATPGTDSDTDWPMFGADRLRSGYVPSAAAPRSAPSERFTASLEGTPIGQPIVADGTVFQSTWYGIEAFDAADGESLWRFRDEEPGDTAVQYQPPAVHDGIAYVGTESGLVALDAGSGEVRWRVETDSRVSAPPVAGYDWNHLYVGTIEGTLLDVVLEEGSSEPPGTVQWTKSVYGEIVRLVASNVAGVTAGTSGGEVFMVYDGRGLWRTKVPGGVTAMTAERGNSLYVATFGGGVLKLRTAAHAGRVSWHTEDGPVAQGLLVRAAGGVYGADGGGLTALGTDGGKERWTVDDAASSVPAAAGDTLYIAGEDSILAYKFDGGTGVGGARIDPRRWEYTHDGGYVSGVSVADGAVFAAVGDGDQRILALE encoded by the coding sequence ATGCCCTCCAGACGCGCTGTACTTGCCGGACTCGCCGGCGGCACCGTCGGCTCCCTCGCGGGCTGTGTGAGCACCGCCGGACCCTCGGCAACGCCGGGAACCGACTCGGACACGGACTGGCCGATGTTCGGTGCCGATCGCCTGCGGTCGGGGTACGTTCCCTCGGCGGCCGCTCCACGATCCGCACCCAGCGAACGCTTTACGGCCTCGCTTGAGGGAACGCCCATCGGCCAACCCATCGTTGCCGACGGAACCGTCTTCCAGTCGACGTGGTACGGTATCGAGGCGTTCGATGCGGCCGACGGCGAGTCGCTGTGGCGGTTCCGAGACGAGGAGCCGGGAGACACGGCTGTCCAGTACCAGCCGCCGGCCGTTCACGACGGAATCGCGTACGTGGGAACGGAATCGGGCCTCGTCGCGCTCGATGCGGGATCGGGCGAGGTGCGATGGCGCGTGGAAACGGACAGTCGGGTCTCGGCACCGCCGGTAGCGGGGTACGACTGGAACCACCTCTACGTCGGGACGATCGAGGGAACCCTCCTCGACGTGGTGCTCGAGGAAGGGAGTTCCGAACCGCCGGGGACGGTCCAGTGGACGAAATCCGTGTACGGGGAGATCGTCAGGCTCGTCGCTTCGAACGTCGCCGGCGTGACTGCGGGGACGAGTGGCGGGGAGGTGTTCATGGTGTACGACGGCCGGGGGCTCTGGCGCACGAAAGTCCCCGGCGGCGTCACCGCGATGACGGCCGAACGGGGAAACTCGCTGTACGTCGCGACCTTCGGCGGCGGCGTCCTCAAGCTACGAACCGCCGCCCACGCCGGCCGTGTGAGCTGGCACACGGAGGATGGACCGGTCGCACAGGGGCTACTCGTTCGTGCTGCCGGTGGGGTATACGGTGCCGATGGCGGCGGCCTTACAGCGTTGGGTACCGACGGCGGAAAGGAACGCTGGACGGTCGACGACGCCGCGAGCAGCGTTCCCGCAGCCGCCGGTGACACGCTGTACATCGCCGGGGAGGACAGTATCCTCGCGTACAAGTTCGACGGCGGGACCGGCGTCGGCGGGGCACGGATCGACCCACGGCGATGGGAGTACACCCACGACGGCGGGTACGTCTCGGGCGTGAGTGTCGCGGACGGCGCCGTCTTCGCGGCCGTCGGTGACGGCGATCAGCGGATCCTCGCGCTGGAGTGA